From the Candidatus Bathyarchaeia archaeon genome, one window contains:
- a CDS encoding 50S ribosomal protein L16: MKARNYREVKGMPYTRQEYIHGAPQPKITKFTFGKPSDSYTYQVSLVTEESVQVRHNALEAARIAANRHLQKMLGEKFFMRVLVLPHVILRENKMIFGAHADRLQEGMRRAFGKPIGRAARVEPNQKIIVVQVDESGLEVAKEALRRASAKLPTPCRIIVEKVSSQTIQVQNES, translated from the coding sequence ATGAAGGCGCGAAACTATCGTGAAGTTAAGGGTATGCCGTATACGAGGCAAGAGTATATTCATGGAGCACCACAACCTAAAATAACTAAGTTCACTTTTGGAAAGCCCTCGGACAGCTATACTTATCAAGTCTCATTGGTTACGGAGGAAAGTGTTCAAGTTAGGCATAATGCGCTTGAGGCTGCAAGAATCGCGGCTAACAGGCATTTACAGAAGATGTTGGGTGAAAAGTTTTTTATGCGTGTTCTAGTTCTCCCACATGTTATTTTAAGGGAGAACAAGATGATTTTTGGCGCTCACGCTGATAGGCTTCAGGAAGGTATGCGTAGAGCTTTTGGTAAGCCTATTGGTAGAGCTGCCCGCGTTGAACCCAACCAGAAAATTATTGTTGTGCAGGTTGATGAGAGCGGTTTAGAGGTTGCAAAAGAGGCTCTTAGGAGGGCTTCAGCTAAATTGCCAACCCCATGTAGAATAATTGTTGAGAAAGTATCTTCTCAAACAATTCAAGTTCAAAATGAATCATGA